AGCCCGGAGCGCCGGCGTTCCCGCCGTTCACCACGACGATGCTGGTGGCGCCGGGACGGCGCGCGGAGTACTACACCCCGCTGAGCCGGCAGGGGATGCTCGGGCCGCGGCTCGAAGATGGAGCCCTCGTCGTTCCGTTCGGCGAACGGAGGATGCTCAGGTTGGACGCGAGGACCGGCGTGCCGCTCGACCCCGAGGATCGCGGCGGCCTGTCCGCCTCGGCCTGGGCCTTCCGGCGGCAGGAGCTGATGCGCCTCCTCGAGCGGGCGGCGCTCGCCCGAACCCTCGGCGACATCCGAGCCGCGGCGGCGGCGCTCGAAGCGTACGCCTCCGGCGCCGAGCCGGCGCGCGCGCTGGCCGGCGTCGCGCTGGCGCGCGCGGCCGAGCTGCGGCGCGAGAGTGACGACCTGCGGCAGGGTCTCCGCGACGCTCGCGAGGCGAAGCGGCTCGAGCCGCTGATGCCGGGTCACATGCTGCTCGAGATCGACCTCCTCGCGCGCCTCGGCGCGGGCAGGAAAGAGATCGATCCCCTGATCGAGCGGCTCGTCGAGAACGGCTATGCCGATCAGCTCGCGACGGCCGGGTTCGCCTACCTTCTCGGCGGCCGCACCGGCAAGGCGCTGGCCATCTTCGAGCACGTCGACGAGGGGGCGACGGGGCACACCGACTGGAATGCCGGCCTCGTCGCCGCGTCGGCCTATCTCCACGACGCCGAGCCGGAGCGCGCGCGGGTCGTCATCCACGACCGCAGCACGTACTTCGCGAGAATCGACGGCCGCGATCCCACGTTCGATTTCCTGGCCGCCCTCGCGGCGGTGATCTCCGATCCGCCGCGGCCCCAGGAGGCGGCCGAGCGCCTCGCCCCCCACACTACCGGCTTCGGCGGAGGGGCGATGGCTCCGATCGTCCCGCTGCGCGCGCTCCTCGCCGCCTGGGGCGCCGGCCCGCCCGTCTCCGACGCCGCCGTCGACGACGCCCTGGAGCGGCAGGAGCTGGAGGCGAAGCGCAGCCTTCGCAGCCTGTACTGGCTCGCCTGGGCCCGCGCGCTCGCCGCCCGCGCCGCGCTCGAGAAGGGCGACCGCGCGCGCTTCCGGCGGCTCGCAGAACAGCTCGACGGCAGCCGCGGGCTGGGTCCGTGGACGGAGCGCCTGCTTCCGGGGCTCCGGCCGACCGCCGCGACCCGCCGCTCGCCGGGGAAGCCCGACCCCTTCGACGGGTGACCACGGCTGCGGAGGGCCGGCCGGTCACTCGGACGTGCGCGGCTCGACGATCCGCGACAGCAGGTCTTCCCGCCCCTCGATCCGCTCGAGGTGCGGATAGCGCGGACCGTGCGGGACCGCGACGTCGATCGTCCGGACGAACTCCTCCTGCTCGACGACGAACTCGAGCGCGGCGGCGTCTCCCGACGACTTCGCCGCGGCCTTCAGCGCGTCGAGCAGGCGCTCGCGCGTGTAGCGCCGGCCGGCGACCGCGTAGACCCGCATGCCGGGCGCGAGGCCGGCGGCGTCGGCCGGGCTGCCGGCGATCACATCCTGGACGGCGCCGTCTGCGTCCACCGTGAGGCCGAGGCTGGAGGTCAGGTTCACTCCGCGTTCGCCCTTCTTCCGCGGGCGCCCTTCGGCGAACTCGTTCGGTTCGTCGTTGTAGACGAGGCGCCAGCCGGCGCGCTCGATTCCGTCGAGCGGCGGATCCTCGCGCACCCGCTCGACGCGCTCGGCGAAGAAGGTGCGCCAATCGTACGGTTGGATCTGCGAGAGGGCGGCGACCAGGTCGTCGAACGTGTAGCCGCGGACCTCGGCGGGACCGGCAGGCGGTCCGAAGAACGCGCGGCAGAAGTCGTCGAGCGAGCGGTCCCCGCCGCTTTGCTCGCGGATCAGTGCGTCGACTTCGAGCCAGAGCAGCACGCCCTCGGGATAGAAATCGACGCTCCGCCGCCACGAACTCCACGCCGCCGGAGAACCGTAGAGCGTCTGAGCCGCCCGCGCCGTGTCGGCGAGCGGCCGCCAGCTCCGTCCCGGCCGCTCGGCCATCCGCGCCGCGGTGGCGGCGAGGTCCTCGCGGAACTGCTCCGGCGTCCGCAGCCCCGAGCGGGCCGTCAGCACCGCGCCGAGGTAGCTCGTCAAGCCCTCGTAGACCCAGAGGAGGCCGGTGTCGATCGGCTGCTGGTAGTCCGGCACGACCATGCCGGCGGGGCGGCGGTACTTGCCGTTCCAGGAGTGGACCAGCTCGTGCGGGAGCAGCCCGGCGCGGCGGACGAGCCGATCCGGCTCGAGCCAGGTTCGCTCCGGAAGCCGGTCGTCCGAGGAGGCGTGGTGCTCGAGCCCGAAGCTTTGCACGTGATCGGAGAGCGTGACGAGGAAGTCGTAATGCCGGTGATGCGGCGCGCCGAACAGCGCGAGCGCCTCGCGGACGAGGCGCGCGTGCTTCGTCACGACGTCGTCCGGAAAGCGGAGGGCCGCCGGATCGTCGGCGGCGACGTTCAGGATGTAGGGAACGGGATCGTCGGCCAGCCGCTCGCTGCGCAGGTACTTGGCCGCGAGTACGGGCGAGTCGATCAGGGTCGTCAGCGACACCGGCTCGAACTCGACTCGGTCGCCGTCCCTGCGGACCGCGCGGAGGGCGCTGGCCGTTTTCCACCCGGCCGGGACGATGAGGCCCGGCTCGATCACCAGGTCGTCGGCCGCGATCCCCTCCGGGTACACGAGCACCTGGTTCCAGGAGATCACCGCCAGCGCCGGCGTCGTCGAGGCCCCGGCCGAGTACTGCCCGCCGTCGACCGCCAGGTAATCGAGCGAGACCTCGAGCCGATCGGCGCCCGGCGGCACCGTGACCTCGAAGGTGTAGGGATCGTGCGGATCGCGCCGCCACTCGAGACGGCGGCCGTCCGCCTCGATCACGATCCCGGCGAGATTCGTCACCGGACCGCTCGGGGCGTGCTCGCCCGGAATCCACTTCGGGTAGAACAGCCTCAGTAGTCCCGGCGCGACGGGGATCTCTTCCCGCGCGTGGAGCAGCTCGCGCGGCGCCTCACGTGCGTCGACCGTGAGCGAGATCGGCTCGCCGGCGCGCGCGGCGGCGACGACCGGCAGGGCAGCGAGAAGGAAGAGCGAGGACAGCAGCGAAGCGCAACGTTTCGGTCCCATGCGCCTCAGGATAGCATCACAGCGGCCCGCTGAACGGCGCCGGGCGGACCGGGCCGCGTCGACCTCTCCCGATCAGGCTCGCTCGATCCCCGGAGGCCCCACGGCAAAGCCGATGCTCGAGATCGCGGGGAGACCCGAGGCCTCGCCCTCCTCCCGCGCGATCTCCTGCGCCGCCTCGATCACCCGCTGCGGCCCCGACAGGACGAACCGTGCGCCGGGCACGGGCCGCGCCTGCCGGCGCAGCTCGCGCAGCAGCCGTCGCGCCTGCACTTCGGGGCGCAGGGTGCGACCGGACTCACAGTGCGGGCAGGGCTCGGTGAGCCGGGCGGCCAAGGGCAGTCCCCGGCGCTGCCGCGTCACCTCGGCGAGACTGAACTCCGACAGCCGCGTGAAGCGGGTCTTCAGGCGGTCTTTCGCCAGCACCCGCTCGAGCGCATCGTTCACGGCCCGGCGGTGGTCCGGATCACGCATGTCGATGAAATCGACGACGATCAGCCCCGACAGATTCCGCAGCCCGATCTGGCGTTCCAGCTCGGCGACGGCGGCGAGGTTGGTGCGCACGGCGGTCTGTTCGAGGTCCACCGCCCCGGTGTCGCGGCCGGAGTTGATGTCGACGGCGACGAACGCCTCCGTCTCGTCGATCACCAGCCGTCCCCCGCCCGGCAGCCGGACCTCGCGTGCCAGTGCCTCGTCGAGCGCGCGCTCGAGCCCGAACGCCTCGACCGCCGGGAGCGGCCCGGTGTGCCGGCGGCGCGGCGGGAGCGGCACGACCGACTCGGCCGCGGCGCGCTCGACCGCAGCGAGCAGCCCCTCCCCCTCCACGACGATCTCCCCGATGCTTCCGTCGAGCCGGTCGCGCAGAAACGCGAGCAGCGGCCCGTCCTCCTGCTCGAGAACCGCGGGAGCCGAGACCGCCGCGGCCCGGCGCTCGATTCGGCGCCAGCGATCGGCCAGACGGGTCGCCTCCGCCTGCAGCACCTGCTCGTCGAGCCCGCGGGCCGCGGTGCGCACGATCAGCCCCGTGCCCTGCGGCTCGAGCCGTTCGAGAATCGCGCGAAGGCGATCGCGCTCTTCGGCCTCGCCGATCCGGCGGCTGACGCCACGGTGGGTGGATCCCGGAACGAGCACCAAAGACCAGCCGGCGATCGTCACGTTGGGCGTGGCGCGAGCGCCTTTTCCGCGGTCCGCCTCTCGCACGATCTGCACCATCAGCTCGTCCCCGGAGGCGGGCGGCTCGCGCTCGCCTCCCGGCGGATCCCAGACGGTGAAGGCGTCACGCTCGAAACCGACGTCGACGAAAAGAGCCGAAACCCCCGGCACCGACCGCGTCACCCGGCCCTTGACGATGGCTCCGACCCACCGGGCCGCAGCGGCGGGGTAGACGGCCAGCTCCATCACGCGGCCCCCTTCGATCGTCGCCAGCCACAGCTCGCCGAGATCGTGGGCGGCGACCAGCGTCCGTGGCGCCGCGACCCTGTCCGGCCGGTCGGGGGGCCGCATCGGGGACTCCGCTCAGGACGCCCTGGCGAGGCGCCCGGCCACCAGCGGCGAGACGAAGCGGCCGGACACTTCCGCGAGGAGCTCGACCCGCTCGACACGCGCGGCGGCAGCCGCCTCGGGACCGGCCACGGCGGCGATGACCTCGGCGGGGCGGGGCGAGCCGGCCGGTCCCATCGCCAGCGTGAACGCCAGCGCCCCGTCCGGTTCCACCTCCATGTCGACGACGCCGGCGCGGATGTCGACCGTCCTCGTCTTGCCCTTCCGCTCGCGGCGCACCGGCACCGATTCCGCCGCGAGAAAGCGCTCGACCCCTTCCTCGAGGCGCTCCCGCGGGACGGAGTCGAACTCGGCCCGGTACCGCGCGCGCCGGATCACGTCCTGGAGGGCAGCGGCCGGCTGGTGGAGCTGGACCACCGCCGTCACGCGCAGTCCTTCCGGGGTGACCGCGTTGACAGCGGCCACGAAGCGCTCCGGATCGAGCGGTGTGTGCGTTTCGATGTCGGCGAACTCGGCGCGCGAGGCGATGCCGAGCCCCAGCGCGGGCGACAGCGCCAGCTTCGGGCGCGGCTTGAAGCCCTGGGTGTAGGCGAGCTGGACTCCCGCCCGGCGCAGCGACTGCGCGAGGGCGCGCACGAGGTCGAGGTGTCCGAGGAAGCGGCTCCGGCCGAGCTTCTCGAAGCGGATCCGGTAACGGTAGGTGGGACGCGCCGGGACCTCGGTGGCCGCGGGCGCCTCCTCGCTCCGGCGCGCCGCCCGCGGGACGGCGGGAAGATCCGCCGATCGCTTTCGGGCGACCACGCCCTTCACGCACTCCTTGGCGAACGGAGCGCATCCGGTGCAGTGTTCGGGACCGCAGGGCACGACCGTCGCCGCCGCGAGCGCCCGCTCGTACTCCCGCTCCAGCCAGCGCCTCCGGACGAGCGGATCGACGACCTCCCACGGCAGCGCCGCCGAAAGCGGCAGCGCCCGGGTGGCCCAGGCGTCCGCGTCGATGCCCTCCTCCCGAAAAGCGTCGCGCCACAGGTCGATCCTGAGGTGATCGGCCCAGCTGTCGAGCACCGCGCCCGCGCGGAATGCCCGCAGAATCGCGCGCGCAAAACGCCGGTCGGCGCGCGAGAGGACGCCCTCGAGCCATGAGGCCGACCGGTCGTGATGCCGGAACTGCACCCCGCGCGGCAGCCTCCGGCGGATCCGTTCCTGCTTGGCGGCGAAGTCGTCTTCCGACTGCATGCCGCACCACTGGAACGGCG
This is a stretch of genomic DNA from Acidobacteriota bacterium. It encodes these proteins:
- a CDS encoding M61 family peptidase, producing the protein MGPKRCASLLSSLFLLAALPVVAAARAGEPISLTVDAREAPRELLHAREEIPVAPGLLRLFYPKWIPGEHAPSGPVTNLAGIVIEADGRRLEWRRDPHDPYTFEVTVPPGADRLEVSLDYLAVDGGQYSAGASTTPALAVISWNQVLVYPEGIAADDLVIEPGLIVPAGWKTASALRAVRRDGDRVEFEPVSLTTLIDSPVLAAKYLRSERLADDPVPYILNVAADDPAALRFPDDVVTKHARLVREALALFGAPHHRHYDFLVTLSDHVQSFGLEHHASSDDRLPERTWLEPDRLVRRAGLLPHELVHSWNGKYRRPAGMVVPDYQQPIDTGLLWVYEGLTSYLGAVLTARSGLRTPEQFREDLAATAARMAERPGRSWRPLADTARAAQTLYGSPAAWSSWRRSVDFYPEGVLLWLEVDALIREQSGGDRSLDDFCRAFFGPPAGPAEVRGYTFDDLVAALSQIQPYDWRTFFAERVERVREDPPLDGIERAGWRLVYNDEPNEFAEGRPRKKGERGVNLTSSLGLTVDADGAVQDVIAGSPADAAGLAPGMRVYAVAGRRYTRERLLDALKAAAKSSGDAAALEFVVEQEEFVRTIDVAVPHGPRYPHLERIEGREDLLSRIVEPRTSE